The Coffea arabica cultivar ET-39 chromosome 6e, Coffea Arabica ET-39 HiFi, whole genome shotgun sequence genome contains the following window.
AAGGAGACTGTTCAGGAATGCGTCTCCGAGTTCATCAGCTTTATCACCAGCGAGTACGTCGTTTTGTTATATGCTTCTCTTTATTCGTATTCGTTCATAATTCTGCCTACCGTAGTTTAAGCCGAATGCGGATCATCCTTGGCTAATCTGGAGCTTCTTGTTGCATCTCCATAGCCCCCTTTTTGTCATGAAAAATCAGTTACTTTTACACATTCATTGTCCCCATGGCTACTTCGGCTGGTCTAAAAAACTTAGCTACCTACCTACGAGTCTGGAAGTGGATTTTCCTGATTCGTTACCTAGGTTTACATGAACTCGTATGATATACTGTTCTCTTCTCTCTGTGATTTTGATTTCCCATAATGTTTATACTTCTGTTTTGGAACTTGTCTAGCCCGATCCATGTTACTATTTGTACATTTGTGTGTATCCACCGCATAAGTTGATTGAAAGAGTTATGGTGGTTCAAATGTTAGGGCAAGTGATAAGTGCCAGAGGGAGAAGCGAAAGACTATTAATGGAGATGATCTGCTGTGGGCAATGGCAACTCTAGGTTTTGAAGATTATATTGATCCTCTCAAGGTTTACTTGACTAGATATAGAGAGGTACTCATCTTTCTTCTCGTACCTTTGCTTAACATGGTTTGTTTTGTCACTTTCATATTACCTTGTACAAGCATTCTTATGAGCAGTTAGTGACtgataatttttgttttcttctgtTATTGTTCCAATTGACTGTTGCAGATGGAGGTAAATgactcttcattttttttttgctttttttaaaaattattctgTAATTTTTGTTCTTCTACCTTGTTTACTGGTAACTGTGGCTTGTTTTCTTTTATGGTggatttctcttgttttctgtGCATTATAGGGTGATACAAAGGGGTCAGCAAAGGGTGCAGACGGGCCTGCTAAAAGAGATGGTGTGCAACTTGGGCCTAGTCCCCAGGTTGGTATTGCCAATGTGGAACATAATTCTATCTCTAGCTTCCACTGGTTTGCTTGCTGTTTGTTTTTTAATGCCTGTGCAACACATTGTGTGGAAAATTTACTGACATACCCTGTGCTGTGTTCGGCTTGCTCATCAGGGTTCATTTTCTCAAGGCATGAATTATGGAAGTTCTcaggtctctctctctctctctctctctctcatttacTTGCACATAGATTAACTTAATAAACTCATGCATCTGTTGAAACCATAAAAGTACGCATAAGCTAAATGGAAACTTCTTGCTGCTGCCAAATTCAGCATGTAAATGGGAAACTATGTTCACATCACATGCATCATTGAGAGTTTCATGTTTCAATATGGCCAGTGCATCCAACTGCTACTTGGTGCATGTACTTCAGTTACTTGCTCTGGAATTGTTTTTCATCGGTTAAGTTCTTGTATAGTTCCTGTGGCAttgaaattatatatttttattgtcAAAAAATGTTAATCTTTTCAGTTATAGTCTATATTTTGGTTGGGTATATTTCTATGTACTGTTAATTTTTGAGGGGGTAAAAGATAGCCCATGTATTTGGTGTGTGTCTGTCTGTGTATATATCATTGATATGGTTCCCTTCAtgcaattttctattttttgtcttatttatttatataataatttGTGGGTAAGTTTGCTTCATGCAGTTAATGAGCAGAAAAGCCTTTTCTCAATGTCTTGAATATGACTCGAATTTGGCCTCCTCTTCTATGTGCTTATTTCTAGAGCCAGCATAAGGCTTGACATTTGCAATTAGTTGTTGAAAGGTGTACTTCCTCAGAATCATAACTTCATAAAATGTAGACATGTAAATAATGCTGTATAGACTTAGCCACACCAAATGTTACATGCTGTGGATACACCGAGCTTTACATGCTATGTTTGCTGTTTGGTATGATATGTAATTCAAAATATGCACATAAATTCATTGTGGGATTTCCCAGTAAATAAGTGcattcattttcttggaaaaactTGGACTTTACAATGATTAAGAGAGAAAGTTGAGGTTGTAAAGCGTGCTCTTAAGTAAGTGAACTATAAAACTTTTACAAAAGTGAAATAGTTTACAAATCATGTAAAATATTACAAAATTGCTCATGCGTAGATGTGAAAGTGGATGAGATTTGGCATTGTGGTTATATATGAATGCCTTTTAGGATTGGGCACTTACCAAGATACTATCTGATATGAGACAGGAGGCAAGGAGTTACTATACCTATGTATATGACTTATATTGGTATTTCTGTTTGTACAATTGGTCTGTTATGGCTTATAAATGTCTTCACCAAACTTatcacagaaaaaaaaaagaggaaattaTCTTGTGT
Protein-coding sequences here:
- the LOC113695030 gene encoding nuclear transcription factor Y subunit B-8 isoform X6, giving the protein MADSSQGGTPASPGGGSHESGDQSPRSGVREQDRFLPIANISRIMKKALPANGKIAKDAKETVQECVSEFISFITSEASDKCQREKRKTINGDDLLWAMATLGFEDYIDPLKVYLTRYREMEVNDSSFFFCFF
- the LOC113695030 gene encoding nuclear transcription factor Y subunit B-1 isoform X2, coding for MADSSQGGTPASPGGGSHESGDQSPRSGVREQDRFLPIANISRIMKKALPANGKIAKDAKETVQECVSEFISFITSEASDKCQREKRKTINGDDLLWAMATLGFEDYIDPLKVYLTRYREGDTKGSAKGADGPAKRDGVQLGPSPQGSFSQGMNYGSSQMGITIQFFSPVKFSQDKWIMFVLN
- the LOC113695030 gene encoding nuclear transcription factor Y subunit B-8 isoform X5, producing MADSSQGGTPASPGGGSHESGDQSPRSGVREQDRFLPIANISRIMKKALPANGKIAKDAKETVQECVSEFISFITSEASDKCQREKRKTINGDDLLWAMATLGFEDYIDPLKVYLTRYREGDTKGSAKGADGPAKRDGVQLGPSPQGSFSQGMNYGSSQ
- the LOC113695030 gene encoding nuclear transcription factor Y subunit B-1 isoform X1, yielding MADSSQGGTPASPGGGSHESGDQSPRSGVREQDRFLPIANISRIMKKALPANGKIAKDAKETVQECVSEFISFITSEASDKCQREKRKTINGDDLLWAMATLGFEDYIDPLKVYLTRYREGDTKGSAKGADGPAKRDGVQLGPSPQGSFSQGMNYGSSQMGITIQFFSPVKFSQVVRSECNDPNARHGVDFASVCLIIC
- the LOC113695030 gene encoding nuclear transcription factor Y subunit B-8 isoform X3, whose protein sequence is MADSSQGGTPASPGGGSHESGDQSPRSGVREQDRFLPIANISRIMKKALPANGKIAKDAKETVQECVSEFISFITSEASDKCQREKRKTINGDDLLWAMATLGFEDYIDPLKVYLTRYREGDTKGSAKGADGPAKRDGVQLGPSPQGSFSQGMNYGSSQING
- the LOC113695030 gene encoding nuclear transcription factor Y subunit B-8 isoform X4 — encoded protein: MADSSQGGTPASPGGGSHESGDQSPRSGVREQDRFLPIANISRIMKKALPANGKIAKDAKETVQECVSEFISFITSEASDKCQREKRKTINGDDLLWAMATLGFEDYIDPLKVYLTRYREGDTKGSAKGADGPAKRDGVQLGPSPQGSFSQGMNYGSSQW